From one Candidatus Sulfotelmatobacter sp. genomic stretch:
- the folK gene encoding 2-amino-4-hydroxy-6-hydroxymethyldihydropteridine diphosphokinase, translated as MTTSRAAIGLGSNLGDSLAIVRAALGRLADVGQVVARSALYHSAPWGVTDQPPFVNAAALVDTALAPHDLLAALQRIEAEAGRVRTYRWGPRVLDLDILTYGELAVDAPDLVIPHPRLAERAFVLVPLAEIDARFVALRDALPPGERAQVVEVAPQ; from the coding sequence GTGACGACTTCCCGCGCCGCGATCGGACTCGGCTCCAACCTCGGCGATTCGCTCGCGATCGTACGCGCGGCGCTCGGGCGGTTGGCGGACGTCGGTCAGGTCGTCGCGCGCTCGGCGCTCTATCACAGCGCTCCCTGGGGTGTGACCGATCAGCCGCCGTTCGTCAACGCCGCCGCGCTGGTCGACACGGCGCTCGCGCCGCACGATCTGTTGGCGGCCCTCCAGCGGATCGAAGCCGAAGCCGGCCGGGTGCGGACGTATCGGTGGGGCCCGCGCGTGCTGGACCTCGACATCCTGACCTACGGCGAGCTCGCGGTCGACGCGCCCGACCTGGTCATCCCGCACCCGCGGCTGGCCGAGCGCGCCTTCGTGCTCGTCCCGCTGGCCGAGATCGACGCTCGCTTCGTCGCACTACGCGATGCGCTGCCGCCCGGAGAGCGCGCACAGGTCGTCGAAGTCGCCCCGCAATGA
- a CDS encoding dihydroneopterin aldolase, whose translation MSLDTIELRGIRAWGRHGANPGEQDVAQPIDVELAFELDLRAARASDALGDTVSYADVQALVVGIVARERFALLERLGEAILTALLRDPRIVRARVTLAKPGLLAGATPAVTLHAAR comes from the coding sequence GTGAGCCTCGACACGATCGAGCTGCGCGGCATTCGCGCGTGGGGCCGCCACGGCGCGAACCCCGGCGAGCAGGACGTCGCGCAGCCGATCGACGTCGAGCTCGCCTTCGAGCTCGATCTGCGCGCGGCGCGGGCGAGCGACGCGCTCGGCGACACGGTCAGCTACGCGGACGTCCAGGCGCTGGTGGTCGGCATCGTCGCGCGCGAGCGCTTCGCGCTGCTCGAACGCCTCGGCGAGGCGATCCTGACCGCGCTGCTGCGCGATCCTCGCATCGTCCGCGCTCGCGTGACGTTGGCCAAGCCGGGTCTGCTCGCGGGCGCGACGCCGGCCGTCACCCTGCACGCCGCGCGGTGA
- a CDS encoding cysteine synthase A, which translates to MSFHVHRTVLKPSPASDPGIREGFVGTIGRTPLIAIPKLSAALGRTVLGKAEFLNPGGSVKDRAALGIISDFEARGALRPGGVVVEGTAGNTGIGLALVGNARGYRTIIVMPDDQAPEKYGLLRTFGAELHVVEAVPFANEQNYYHVARRIAESTPGAVWANQFENTANRDAHERTTGPEILAQTGGRLDAFVAAAGTGGTIAGVSRALKAADPSIRTVLADPYGSSLYAYVKTGQLASEGDSVAEGIGIKRLVANFDGAPVDDAVRVDDRTMVAMAHWLLREEGLFVGGSAALNVAAAARYARTLPAGSRVVTVLCDGGDRYRSRLYDDAWLAENDLTVQPNGLDFL; encoded by the coding sequence TTGTCGTTCCACGTTCACCGCACCGTGCTGAAACCCTCACCTGCGAGCGATCCCGGGATTCGCGAGGGCTTCGTGGGCACGATCGGCCGAACGCCGCTGATCGCGATCCCGAAGCTTTCGGCGGCGCTGGGCCGCACCGTCCTGGGCAAGGCGGAGTTCCTCAATCCCGGCGGTTCGGTCAAAGACCGCGCCGCGCTCGGGATCATCAGCGACTTCGAAGCGCGCGGCGCGCTGCGTCCCGGCGGCGTCGTCGTCGAGGGGACCGCGGGGAATACCGGGATCGGGCTTGCGTTGGTGGGCAACGCACGCGGCTACCGCACGATCATCGTCATGCCCGACGATCAGGCGCCCGAGAAGTACGGACTGCTGCGCACGTTCGGCGCCGAGCTGCACGTCGTCGAGGCCGTGCCGTTCGCGAACGAGCAGAACTACTATCACGTCGCGCGCCGGATCGCGGAGTCGACGCCGGGCGCGGTGTGGGCCAACCAGTTCGAGAACACCGCCAACCGCGACGCGCACGAGCGCACCACCGGCCCCGAGATCCTCGCCCAGACCGGCGGCCGGCTCGACGCGTTCGTCGCCGCCGCGGGAACGGGCGGTACGATCGCGGGCGTGAGCCGCGCCCTCAAAGCCGCCGATCCGTCGATCCGCACCGTGCTCGCCGATCCGTACGGTTCGTCGCTCTACGCGTACGTGAAGACGGGGCAGCTGGCCAGCGAGGGTGACTCGGTCGCCGAGGGGATCGGCATCAAACGGCTGGTGGCGAACTTCGACGGCGCGCCGGTCGACGACGCGGTGCGCGTCGACGACCGCACGATGGTCGCGATGGCGCACTGGCTCCTGCGCGAGGAAGGCCTGTTCGTCGGCGGCTCGGCGGCGCTGAACGTCGCCGCCGCCGCGCGCTACGCGCGCACGCTGCCGGCCGGGAGCCGCGTCGTGACGGTTCTGTGCGACGGCGGCGACCGCTACCGCTCGCGCCTGTACGACGACGCCTGGCTGGCCGAGAACGACCTCACCGTCCAACCCAACGGCCTGGACTTCTTGTGA
- a CDS encoding biotin/lipoyl-containing protein yields the protein MTDDVIATRARALAGALTESGFARLRIRDGETEIELRRSVRGAVAVAPAAGEAPANGAPAPAERRADVVASDVVGVVRFLRPPVTEGQELDTDRELAYVETLGIRNPVRSRGTGRIAAVLVNDGQPVEYGQPLFTVER from the coding sequence ATGACCGATGACGTGATCGCCACGCGCGCTCGCGCCCTGGCGGGTGCGCTGACGGAGAGCGGGTTCGCCCGGCTGCGGATCCGTGACGGTGAAACTGAGATCGAGCTGCGCCGCTCGGTCCGCGGTGCCGTGGCCGTGGCGCCGGCGGCGGGCGAGGCGCCGGCGAACGGCGCCCCCGCTCCGGCCGAGCGCCGGGCCGACGTCGTCGCCAGCGACGTCGTCGGCGTGGTCCGCTTCCTACGGCCGCCGGTGACCGAAGGCCAGGAGCTCGACACCGACCGCGAGCTGGCCTACGTCGAGACGCTCGGCATCCGTAACCCCGTCCGCTCCCGCGGCACCGGCCGCATCGCCGCCGTCCTGGTCAACGACGGCCAACCCGTCGAGTACGGCCAACCCCTCTTCACGGTAGAACGGTGA
- a CDS encoding HD domain-containing phosphohydrolase produces the protein MLIPSTIVGAPSLALVYPEGLALPAPAASALDAAGIVHRAAPFPYAGEHAGRAVVYLVDEGRLLRLGARPAVERALALIARTQNATTVVLAESPSRAPWLAECADVGGWVTSPPDGAALVATVRAAAARLAAHGEIQALHGEADHLLRIGLALSAERDIVKLESTIVRSARELTHADSGSLYLLEDGDDGERVLRFAVAQTGPHDRGTYLGAVLPLSRTSISGYVAISGETVRVDDAYTIPENAEYKFNPSFDRANGYRTKSVLAVPMRDHENTIVGVIMLLNRKPAFEVVLESPAHTEAVVEPFTDRDERVLRSLASQAGVALENKALLDGIQDLFEQFVRASVKAIEVRDKSTQGHSERVAELTVLQAEAINAVASGTLSALHFDADQLREMRYAALLHDFGKVAVPEYIFGKAKKLPDGRLDTIRLRFLLAIEQTTDEHRRAQLRELLASVEGANEPRVVAAEIGDVLDALARMTYRELDGEKPLLDEAELAFLRIPRGSLSVDERRAMEQHVTQSFYFLREIPWMRTPWRNVAELAYGHHEHLDGTGYPRGLRGSEIAPQVRLLTISDVFDALTANDRPYKPAITVERALDILVKEFADRGKIDRELLDLFIARKVYEPVVASRS, from the coding sequence GTGCTCATTCCGTCTACCATCGTAGGCGCTCCCTCGCTGGCCCTCGTGTACCCCGAAGGGCTGGCATTGCCGGCGCCGGCCGCCTCCGCCCTCGACGCCGCCGGGATCGTCCACCGCGCGGCGCCCTTTCCGTACGCCGGCGAGCACGCCGGCCGGGCCGTCGTCTACCTGGTCGACGAGGGCCGGCTGCTGCGGCTGGGGGCGCGTCCGGCGGTCGAGCGCGCCCTCGCCCTGATCGCCCGCACCCAGAACGCGACCACCGTCGTGCTGGCCGAGTCACCCAGCCGCGCGCCGTGGCTGGCCGAGTGCGCCGACGTCGGGGGCTGGGTGACCAGCCCGCCGGACGGAGCGGCGCTGGTGGCGACCGTGCGCGCAGCCGCCGCGCGGCTGGCGGCGCACGGCGAGATCCAGGCGCTGCACGGCGAGGCCGACCACCTGCTGCGGATCGGTCTGGCACTCTCGGCCGAGCGCGACATCGTCAAGCTCGAGAGCACGATCGTGCGCAGCGCGCGCGAGCTCACCCACGCCGACTCCGGCTCGCTCTACCTGCTCGAAGACGGCGACGACGGCGAGCGCGTGCTGCGTTTCGCGGTCGCGCAGACCGGCCCGCACGACCGCGGAACGTATCTGGGCGCCGTGCTGCCGCTCTCGCGAACCTCGATCTCCGGCTACGTCGCGATCAGCGGCGAGACCGTCCGCGTCGACGACGCGTACACGATTCCCGAGAACGCCGAGTACAAGTTCAACCCGAGCTTCGACCGCGCCAACGGTTATCGCACCAAGTCCGTGCTGGCCGTGCCGATGCGCGACCACGAGAACACCATCGTCGGCGTCATCATGCTGCTCAACCGCAAGCCGGCGTTCGAGGTCGTGCTCGAGTCGCCCGCGCACACCGAAGCGGTCGTCGAGCCGTTCACCGACCGCGACGAGCGCGTCTTGCGCTCGCTGGCCTCGCAGGCCGGCGTCGCGCTCGAGAACAAGGCGCTGCTCGACGGCATCCAGGACCTCTTCGAGCAATTCGTCCGGGCGTCGGTCAAGGCGATCGAGGTGCGCGACAAGTCGACCCAGGGCCACTCCGAACGGGTCGCCGAGCTGACGGTGCTGCAAGCCGAGGCGATCAACGCGGTCGCCAGCGGCACGCTCTCGGCCCTGCACTTCGACGCCGACCAGCTGCGTGAGATGCGCTACGCCGCGCTCTTGCACGACTTCGGCAAGGTCGCCGTCCCCGAGTACATCTTCGGGAAGGCCAAGAAGCTGCCCGACGGGCGGCTCGACACGATCCGCCTGCGCTTCTTGCTGGCGATCGAGCAGACGACCGACGAGCACCGCCGCGCGCAGCTGCGCGAGCTGCTGGCGTCGGTCGAGGGCGCCAACGAGCCGCGCGTCGTCGCCGCCGAGATCGGCGACGTCCTCGACGCCCTCGCCCGCATGACCTATCGCGAGCTCGACGGCGAGAAGCCGCTGCTCGACGAGGCGGAGCTGGCGTTCCTGCGCATTCCGCGCGGCTCGCTCTCGGTCGACGAGCGGCGCGCGATGGAGCAGCACGTCACCCAATCGTTCTACTTCTTGCGCGAGATCCCGTGGATGCGCACGCCCTGGCGCAACGTCGCCGAGCTGGCCTACGGGCATCACGAGCACCTCGACGGCACCGGTTATCCGCGCGGACTGCGCGGCAGCGAGATCGCGCCGCAGGTGCGGCTGCTCACGATCAGCGACGTCTTCGACGCGCTGACCGCCAACGATCGGCCCTACAAGCCCGCGATCACCGTCGAGCGCGCGCTCGACATCCTCGTCAAAGAGTTCGCCGACCGCGGCAAGATCGACCGCGAGCTGCTCGACCTGTTCATCGCGCGCAAAGTCTACGAGCCCGTCGTCGCCTCCCGCAGCTGA
- a CDS encoding MogA/MoaB family molybdenum cofactor biosynthesis protein has product MSEREHPVAVIVLSDRAAAGTRPDACLPVVREALADTPLRIDDERVMPDDAAALQAALIELCDGPTRLVLTSGGTGVGPRDRTPQATAAVLDYEVPGIGEAMRARSLQVTPGAMLSRALAGVRNRSLIVNLPGSPKAVRETLAAILPALPHALDLLAGDEADRHPTGLHAE; this is encoded by the coding sequence GTGAGCGAGCGCGAACACCCGGTCGCCGTGATCGTGCTCTCCGACCGCGCCGCGGCCGGCACGCGTCCCGACGCGTGCTTGCCGGTCGTGCGCGAGGCGTTGGCCGACACGCCGCTGCGCATCGACGACGAGCGCGTCATGCCGGACGACGCGGCCGCGCTGCAAGCGGCGCTGATCGAGCTGTGCGACGGGCCGACGCGGCTCGTCCTCACCTCGGGCGGCACCGGCGTGGGGCCGCGCGATCGCACGCCGCAAGCGACCGCCGCCGTGCTCGACTACGAGGTGCCCGGGATCGGCGAGGCGATGCGCGCGCGCTCGCTGCAGGTCACGCCGGGCGCGATGCTCTCGCGCGCGCTGGCCGGGGTGCGCAACCGTTCGCTGATCGTCAACCTGCCGGGCAGCCCGAAGGCGGTGCGCGAGACGCTGGCGGCGATTCTGCCGGCGCTCCCGCACGCGCTCGACCTGCTCGCCGGCGACGAAGCCGACCGTCATCCGACCGGGTTGCACGCAGAGTGA
- a CDS encoding folylpolyglutamate synthase/dihydrofolate synthase family protein produces MTFQAAQSYLLGLINENASGRMPNRLERFRAFLAELGDPQDRYPTVHVAGTSGKGSTSTMLAAALQASGKRTGLHTKPHLESVTERARIDGVAISEEAFGDLVGELRDAAMRIAYEHGSPSYYEMLLALAFLWFARQEVDVAVIEAGVGGRLDGTNVLTPQVSIITNVGLDHVEILGSTLEEIARDKAGIAKPGIPLISDVARGPAREQIERICVQVGAPFVSVADSVVVEARGDERYGQSFALTTPVDRYEIALPVLGDFQQRNAATAVRALEHLPPSLRPSREAIEAGLSRTVIPGRMEFFPSHPGVVFDIAHNADKAAGLAHALTRTFPDRRFTFVIAIGESKDAIEVIRPFVELGGSFIFTSFSVPGRHASRPQRLASMADELGAWGRAIADPVEAFAVARRNAEADDVIVVTGSTFVVATLRSWWVANVLSNV; encoded by the coding sequence GTGACCTTCCAGGCGGCGCAGTCCTATCTGCTGGGGCTGATCAACGAGAACGCGTCGGGCCGGATGCCGAACCGGCTCGAGCGTTTCCGCGCGTTCTTGGCGGAACTGGGCGATCCGCAGGACCGCTATCCGACCGTGCACGTCGCCGGGACCAGCGGCAAGGGCTCGACCTCGACGATGCTGGCCGCCGCTCTGCAGGCTTCGGGCAAGCGCACCGGCTTGCACACCAAGCCGCACCTGGAGAGCGTGACCGAGCGCGCGCGCATCGACGGCGTCGCGATCTCGGAAGAAGCGTTCGGCGATCTGGTCGGCGAGCTGCGCGACGCGGCGATGCGCATCGCCTACGAGCACGGCAGCCCGAGCTACTACGAGATGCTGCTGGCGCTGGCGTTTCTGTGGTTTGCGCGCCAAGAGGTCGACGTGGCGGTGATCGAAGCCGGCGTCGGCGGCCGCCTCGACGGTACCAACGTGCTCACGCCGCAGGTCTCGATCATCACCAACGTCGGGCTCGACCACGTCGAGATCCTCGGCTCGACGCTCGAAGAGATCGCTCGCGACAAGGCCGGGATCGCCAAGCCCGGCATCCCGCTGATCAGCGACGTCGCGCGCGGGCCCGCCCGCGAGCAGATCGAGCGCATCTGCGTGCAGGTCGGCGCGCCCTTCGTCTCGGTCGCCGACTCGGTCGTCGTCGAGGCGCGCGGCGACGAGCGCTACGGACAGTCGTTCGCGCTGACGACGCCGGTCGATCGCTACGAGATCGCGCTGCCGGTGCTGGGCGACTTCCAGCAGCGCAACGCCGCGACCGCGGTGCGCGCCCTCGAGCACCTCCCGCCGTCGCTCCGGCCCTCGCGCGAGGCGATCGAGGCCGGCCTCTCGCGCACCGTCATCCCGGGCCGGATGGAGTTCTTCCCCTCGCATCCGGGCGTCGTCTTCGACATCGCGCACAACGCCGACAAAGCCGCCGGGCTGGCGCACGCGCTGACGCGGACGTTTCCCGACCGCCGCTTCACCTTCGTCATCGCGATCGGCGAGTCGAAGGACGCCATCGAGGTGATCCGCCCGTTCGTCGAGCTGGGCGGATCGTTCATCTTCACCAGCTTCTCGGTCCCCGGCCGGCACGCGTCGCGGCCGCAGCGCTTGGCCTCGATGGCCGACGAGCTGGGCGCATGGGGGCGCGCGATCGCCGACCCGGTCGAGGCGTTCGCGGTGGCGCGGCGCAACGCCGAGGCCGACGACGTCATCGTCGTCACCGGCTCGACGTTCGTCGTCGCGACGCTGCGCAGCTGGTGGGTCGCCAACGTCCTCTCCAATGTCTAG
- the moaC gene encoding cyclic pyranopterin monophosphate synthase MoaC translates to MSKQLSHVRADGSLTMVDVGAKPATERAARAVALVSMSADAANALRSATLAKGDAFAAAQLAGIMAAKRTDELIPLAHPLAIGAVDVSFAWDDATTLRIETRAATVGPTGVEMEAMVAASVAALTIYDMCKAVDKGITIQGVRLLEKSGGKSGTWRA, encoded by the coding sequence GTGAGCAAACAGCTCTCGCACGTGCGGGCGGACGGGTCGCTCACGATGGTGGACGTCGGGGCGAAGCCGGCGACGGAGCGTGCGGCGCGCGCCGTGGCGCTGGTGTCGATGTCGGCGGACGCGGCGAACGCGCTGCGCAGCGCGACGTTGGCGAAAGGCGACGCGTTCGCGGCGGCGCAGCTGGCGGGGATCATGGCGGCCAAACGCACCGACGAGCTGATCCCGCTCGCGCATCCGCTCGCGATCGGCGCCGTCGACGTGTCGTTCGCGTGGGACGACGCGACGACGCTGCGCATCGAGACGCGCGCCGCCACCGTCGGGCCCACCGGCGTCGAGATGGAAGCGATGGTCGCGGCCAGCGTCGCCGCGCTGACGATCTACGACATGTGCAAGGCCGTCGACAAGGGCATCACGATCCAAGGGGTGCGGTTGCTGGAGAAGAGCGGCGGCAAGTCGGGGACGTGGCGCGCGTGA
- the folP gene encoding dihydropteroate synthase — protein sequence MSRLTAESARGALRVRGRVLPWGARTYVMAILNVSPDSFSGDGDPDPAAAAERGLGALAEGADILDVGAESTRPGHRPIDERVERARLLPALAAIRAAAPDAIVSVDTFKADVFRDASAAGGDVLNSIWGAPPALVEAAAEHGAPIVVMHNKAVAVYERDVVDEVLAFLEAAATRCVRAGLPPEHVILDPGIGFGKLPEHNLAVLRALPRLVGLGFPTLIGTSRKSTIGKLTGRAVDAREFGTAATVALAIAAGVDVVRVHDVGGQRDAVRVADAIVRGWRPEGWTEKLP from the coding sequence ATGTCTAGGCTCACCGCCGAGTCCGCGCGCGGCGCGCTGCGCGTGCGCGGACGCGTCTTGCCGTGGGGCGCGCGCACCTACGTCATGGCGATCCTCAACGTCTCGCCCGACTCGTTCTCGGGTGACGGGGACCCCGATCCCGCCGCCGCGGCCGAACGGGGGCTGGGTGCGCTGGCCGAGGGCGCCGACATCCTCGACGTCGGGGCCGAGTCGACGCGGCCCGGACACCGTCCCATCGACGAGCGGGTGGAGCGCGCGCGCTTGCTGCCCGCGTTGGCGGCGATCCGCGCCGCGGCGCCGGACGCGATCGTCTCCGTCGACACCTTCAAAGCCGACGTCTTCCGTGACGCGAGCGCGGCCGGCGGCGACGTGCTCAACTCGATCTGGGGCGCGCCGCCGGCGCTGGTCGAGGCGGCGGCCGAGCACGGTGCCCCGATCGTGGTCATGCACAACAAAGCCGTCGCGGTCTACGAGCGCGACGTCGTCGACGAGGTGCTGGCCTTCCTCGAGGCGGCCGCGACGCGGTGCGTGCGCGCGGGCCTGCCCCCCGAGCACGTGATCCTCGACCCCGGGATCGGCTTCGGCAAGCTGCCCGAACACAATCTCGCCGTGCTGCGCGCGCTGCCGCGGCTGGTCGGGCTGGGGTTCCCGACGCTGATCGGTACCTCGCGCAAGTCGACCATCGGCAAGCTGACCGGTCGCGCGGTCGACGCGCGCGAGTTCGGCACGGCCGCGACGGTCGCGCTCGCGATCGCGGCCGGCGTCGACGTCGTGCGCGTCCACGACGTCGGCGGCCAACGCGACGCGGTGCGCGTCGCCGACGCGATCGTGCGCGGTTGGCGGCCCGAGGGCTGGACCGAGAAGCTGCCGTGA